A region of Allocoleopsis franciscana PCC 7113 DNA encodes the following proteins:
- a CDS encoding cold shock domain-containing protein, whose amino-acid sequence MNPVLYQGRLKTWKDERGFGFIKPDDGSKEVFLHISALKGTSRRPQVGDTILYELATESDGKVRASNASIQGVALRPLNLPRNQSQSQVPKESRTNSSTNPLPKRHNKKNRRLVESLMKFGVITIIAIVAIKFSSSDFPSPITSVAKPGCNIKGNISINTGNKLYHLPGMEDYESTNIDTAKGERWFCTESEAIASGWNKAPR is encoded by the coding sequence ATGAATCCTGTTCTATATCAAGGTCGATTAAAAACCTGGAAAGATGAGCGAGGTTTTGGCTTCATCAAACCGGATGATGGTAGTAAAGAGGTTTTTCTGCATATCAGTGCCTTAAAAGGGACAAGTCGCCGTCCCCAAGTCGGAGATACAATTTTGTACGAGCTAGCTACTGAGTCAGATGGCAAAGTACGAGCCTCTAATGCATCAATTCAAGGTGTTGCATTACGCCCCTTAAACCTGCCCAGAAATCAATCTCAAAGCCAAGTTCCAAAAGAATCTCGGACTAATTCTTCTACAAATCCATTGCCTAAGAGGCATAATAAAAAGAATCGTAGGCTAGTTGAATCCCTCATGAAGTTTGGAGTTATAACTATTATTGCAATTGTTGCAATAAAATTTAGTTCTAGCGATTTTCCATCTCCAATTACATCTGTTGCGAAACCTGGGTGCAATATCAAAGGCAACATTTCTATTAATACTGGAAACAAGTTGTATCATCTTCCAGGGATGGAAGATTATGAATCTACTAACATTGATACTGCAAAGGGCGAGAGATGGTTTTGTACTGAATCAGAAGCGATCGCCAGTGGTTGGAATAAAGCACCCAGGTAG
- a CDS encoding Mu transposase C-terminal domain-containing protein, with protein MEQDKSNAHEIVTELSDEAKLKQEIIESLLEPCDRTTYGQRLKDAAKKLGKSVRTVQRLVKQWEQEGLAGLAPSDRADKGQHRISQEWQDFIIKTYREGNKGSKRMTRKQVALRVQARAAELGEDKYPNFRTVYRVLQPIIDAQEQKKSVRSPGWRGSMLSVKTRTGEDISVEYSNHLWQCDHTLVDVLLVDKDGDVIGRPWLTTVIDTYSRCIMGIRLGFDAPSSDVVALALRHAILPKQYSNEYKLHCAWGTYGKPEYFYTDGGKDFRSNHLRQIGVELGFTCMLRDRPSEGGVVERPFGTFNTELFSMLPGYVGSNVQKRPEDAQKDARLTLRDLEQLLVRYIVDNYNQRIDARMGEQTRFQRWEAGLLAVPNLMNDRELDICLMKQTNRSIYRDGYIRFENLMYQGECLAGYAGERVVLRYDPRDITTILVYRREHDREVFLAKAHAEGLETEQLSLEEAKDASKKIREKGKTISNRTILEEVRDRDIFVAQKKTKKERQKAEQADLYSVTKQSQPIELEAEDVEPVSATLEVERVEVLNYDELRDDYGW; from the coding sequence ATGGAGCAAGACAAAAGCAATGCCCATGAAATTGTGACCGAGCTTTCGGATGAGGCAAAACTCAAGCAGGAAATTATCGAGAGTTTGCTTGAACCATGCGATCGCACCACTTATGGGCAAAGACTCAAGGACGCTGCCAAGAAGCTGGGGAAGTCAGTCAGGACAGTACAGCGGTTGGTAAAGCAGTGGGAGCAGGAAGGTTTAGCTGGTCTAGCTCCCAGCGATAGGGCTGACAAAGGTCAACATCGAATCTCTCAAGAGTGGCAGGACTTTATTATCAAGACCTACAGAGAGGGCAATAAGGGCAGTAAGCGGATGACACGCAAGCAAGTTGCTCTTAGAGTTCAAGCCAGGGCTGCGGAGTTAGGAGAAGATAAGTATCCCAATTTCAGAACGGTGTATCGAGTCCTGCAACCGATTATTGATGCTCAAGAGCAAAAAAAGAGCGTGCGCTCTCCGGGCTGGCGGGGTTCAATGCTCTCGGTCAAAACTCGTACTGGGGAAGATATCTCAGTGGAGTATAGCAACCACCTTTGGCAGTGCGACCATACCCTGGTCGATGTGTTGCTAGTGGATAAGGATGGGGACGTTATTGGTCGTCCTTGGTTGACGACGGTAATCGATACTTACTCTCGCTGCATCATGGGGATACGTTTGGGCTTTGATGCACCGAGTTCTGATGTGGTGGCTTTAGCATTGCGTCACGCCATATTGCCGAAGCAGTACAGCAATGAATACAAGCTCCATTGTGCTTGGGGAACTTATGGGAAGCCGGAATACTTTTATACCGATGGGGGCAAGGATTTTCGCTCCAATCATCTGAGGCAGATTGGGGTTGAGTTGGGGTTTACCTGTATGTTGCGCGATCGCCCTTCCGAAGGGGGTGTAGTTGAGCGTCCGTTTGGCACATTCAACACGGAGTTATTTTCAATGCTGCCTGGGTATGTTGGGTCAAATGTGCAGAAGCGTCCAGAGGATGCCCAAAAGGATGCTCGTTTGACACTACGGGATTTAGAGCAGTTGCTCGTGCGCTACATCGTAGATAACTATAACCAGAGAATTGATGCTCGCATGGGTGAGCAGACTCGCTTTCAACGGTGGGAGGCTGGGTTACTGGCTGTACCAAATTTGATGAACGATCGCGAGTTGGATATTTGTTTGATGAAGCAAACGAACCGCTCAATTTACCGAGACGGGTACATCCGTTTTGAGAATCTGATGTATCAAGGTGAATGCTTGGCGGGTTATGCCGGAGAGCGGGTGGTGTTGCGCTATGACCCCAGAGACATCACAACAATTTTGGTATATCGACGAGAGCATGACCGAGAAGTGTTTTTGGCTAAGGCTCATGCTGAGGGTTTGGAGACTGAGCAACTATCTCTAGAGGAGGCTAAAGACGCTAGTAAGAAGATTCGGGAGAAGGGCAAGACAATTAGCAACCGCACCATTTTGGAGGAAGTGCGCGATCGCGACATTTTTGTAGCTCAAAAGAAAACCAAAAAGGAACGTCAGAAAGCCGAACAGGCTGATTTGTATTCGGTAACGAAGCAATCTCAACCTATTGAGCTAGAAGCAGAGGACGTTGAACCTGTGTCAGCAACGCTTGAGGTGGAGCGAGTTGAGGTTCTGAACTATGACGAGTTACGCGATGATTACGGGTGGTAA
- a CDS encoding translocation/assembly module TamB domain-containing protein: protein MTNAPNPGNEPEPTSGNQPEQSSASPVRRRQWHRLAIILSLILLSGIGGGLTWVWFFVYRQLAPQVETTVTKLLNRPVKLGRVESFSPTGLRFGASSLPATATDPDRASAEAVEVSFNLLPLLTDRTLPLDVTLVKPKAYIEQAKDGKWVDLDIQTLPKGQLDIKLNVLRIRDADVVLVPRGASGNSKKPIPLSLSSGKALFLNNNKLIQFDTGGELAAGGNLRINGNTIPATGEINAAILGNDLSAPEVGRLIQLPLILQAGAIDGNLEVKSIPKEPLTFLGTAALKNVTAQLDPLPKSFANTTGQLRFKGTQIRLEKVNTLFGQIPAQANGTIDTQKGFNLSAQTQPVQLPQVLQTFDIKTLPVDASAQVKADLQVTGTPNKPVVSGKFTTTNVAQIDKVKFRVIASDFSVVGSTLSVSNLRALPRLGGLITGNGQVELGEKGGGVTFNFQGSNLPGDAIALTYDFKPPVPLGLISGRTQIVGSFKDADNLRATGSANLKIAEGFVAVRDIQVTKKRFTAQVQASDLQVGRLAEVPPQFRVPVSANLRISGPLTNINAATIQGSGTGSLNLAGGKVRATNIQLANGRFTAQVQASGLQTGRLAEVPPQFRAPVSGNFTLSGPLTEFSTAKVQGSGSASLNLAGGTVRATNVQLADGNFTAQVQASGVEVQRLANVPPQIRGPVSGTFNVSGPLTELSMATIQGSGTGRLNVAGGTIRATNVQLAKGNFTAQVQASGVPVERLANVPPQVRGPVSGTFNVAGDLASLSPSTLQASGSGSLNVAGGTVRASNIQLANGNFTAQVQASGVPVERLGNVPPQVRGPLSGTFNLAGSVANLSPATLQASGSGTLNVAGGTVRASNIQLANGNFTAQVQASGVQVERLAQVPPQFRGALTGDFNLAGSLNNLSPSTIQGSGSGRLNIAEGTINASNVQLRDGRFQANVEAAGVPLASFSPDLRGRLNGQLDVSGSLAALSPNAIQARGQVNFSEGIALIDRSLTAVIDWNGQQQQLQIQQATAEGFQANGVVNVNLANQGLQAIRGFDLNVQANNLNLKQLSANFPTAINVAGQADFNGRIAGSVTAPNVNGTIALRDFAVEGLAFESPLAGSVNTAAGQGLSLNLAGANDRIAVALGSDYQPVSFDIKRGETIAQGQRQGDVLQVTTQNFPIALLKEFTPVPPAIATQPLEGDISGSLDVNLKTFEVSLNNIAITGPIFNVRRNDSSPSIDNEYLLSGKISRTAAGPEFQNVKLTVKQGELPVVVAALQAFQLINATPANLSFNPQGGTLVTPILLEDVPLQTQLRRLSEIKALEQQQREQRETSSVLPDLAKLEGQFTGTVTVDGSLASGITTSINIEGQDWKWDNYNLEQVSVLGEGRFENGVLSLLPLRIQSGNSLISYSGTIGGEAQSGQLQLQNIPIDQLQTVLAKVPNVPPNLVGFTGLLNATATLSGSIQNPQARGVITLADATLNQTNVQKALATFSYNDARLNFNSELLLAESENPLTIGGSIPFKLPVATVAPASDTLNLNINVQNDGIALLNLFTGGQVSWVDGTGAVQVAVSGILNQQTNRPEQLVAQGNANIENATIQASALPDPLTNVNGKVKFNFNNIEILETLTGQYSGGTVTAVGSLPIAQRGDQDERIAVDIGELGLNLKGLYRGRVQGNVAIAGTVLNPKIGGEVTLFNGDVYLAEQTAATGGGGGGGIGEDATSSNGIEFDNLKLKLDRNIQITKAPILNFLADGTLTLNGSLGNIEPQGTIDIKRGQVNLFTTQFRLARGYENTAVFTRKQGLDPILNVRLVASVSEGTQRRLANDPLSAEINDAPSLTGVGSLQTVRIQAKVEGPASQLTDNLELTSSPSRTKSEIVALLGGSFVDTLGRGDTTLGLVNLAGSALLGNVQNIIGDALGLSEFRLSPTIITNEKRRTSALGLSAEAGVDIGRNFSVSVSKELTTDQAAQFGLRYRLNEKTLLRGSTDFSGDSRAVVEYETRF from the coding sequence ATGACCAACGCCCCTAATCCAGGCAACGAACCGGAACCCACTTCTGGAAACCAACCCGAACAGTCCTCTGCCTCTCCCGTGAGGCGACGGCAGTGGCATCGCTTAGCAATCATTCTCAGCCTAATTTTGCTGTCTGGGATTGGCGGAGGTCTAACCTGGGTGTGGTTTTTTGTCTACCGACAATTAGCGCCACAGGTCGAGACAACGGTTACCAAACTTCTCAATCGTCCAGTCAAGCTGGGGCGTGTCGAAAGCTTTTCTCCCACAGGTTTACGGTTTGGTGCCTCTAGTTTACCTGCAACCGCCACAGACCCTGATCGCGCTTCTGCTGAAGCCGTCGAGGTGTCCTTTAACTTACTGCCACTGCTGACCGATCGCACCCTACCCCTTGATGTCACCCTAGTTAAGCCCAAAGCCTACATCGAACAGGCTAAAGACGGCAAGTGGGTTGACCTCGACATTCAGACGTTACCGAAAGGTCAGCTCGATATCAAGCTCAACGTCTTGCGGATAAGGGATGCCGATGTTGTGCTGGTACCGAGGGGAGCATCGGGGAACTCGAAGAAACCCATTCCCCTGTCTCTATCCTCCGGGAAAGCTCTTTTCCTCAATAACAATAAGCTGATTCAGTTTGATACTGGAGGTGAGTTGGCGGCTGGGGGAAATCTCAGGATTAACGGCAATACCATTCCCGCCACCGGAGAAATTAATGCCGCCATTTTAGGCAATGACCTCAGTGCGCCAGAGGTTGGTCGCTTAATCCAGTTGCCGCTGATTTTACAAGCCGGAGCCATTGATGGCAATCTGGAAGTGAAATCCATCCCTAAAGAACCGTTGACGTTTTTGGGCACCGCTGCCCTAAAAAACGTTACAGCCCAACTCGATCCTCTACCCAAGTCCTTTGCCAACACCACTGGTCAATTGCGTTTTAAAGGCACACAAATTCGGTTAGAGAAGGTCAACACACTATTTGGTCAAATACCCGCCCAAGCGAATGGGACAATAGATACCCAAAAGGGCTTTAACTTATCGGCACAAACTCAACCCGTTCAATTGCCGCAGGTTTTACAAACCTTTGATATCAAAACCTTGCCTGTAGACGCTTCAGCCCAGGTCAAAGCTGACCTTCAGGTGACTGGAACTCCCAATAAACCTGTGGTTTCGGGTAAATTTACCACCACGAATGTAGCTCAAATTGATAAAGTCAAATTTCGGGTAATCGCCTCCGACTTTAGTGTTGTCGGTTCCACCTTATCCGTGAGCAACCTCCGCGCCTTGCCCCGTTTAGGCGGTTTGATCACAGGGAATGGTCAAGTAGAACTCGGTGAAAAGGGCGGCGGTGTCACCTTCAACTTCCAGGGGAGTAACCTGCCTGGAGATGCGATCGCCTTAACTTACGATTTTAAACCCCCAGTTCCCCTCGGTCTCATTTCCGGTCGCACACAAATTGTCGGTTCCTTCAAAGACGCAGACAATCTTCGCGCTACGGGTTCAGCCAATCTCAAAATCGCCGAAGGTTTCGTAGCTGTCAGGGATATCCAAGTCACCAAAAAGCGCTTCACGGCACAAGTCCAAGCCTCAGATTTACAGGTAGGGCGCTTGGCAGAAGTCCCTCCCCAGTTTCGTGTCCCGGTTTCAGCCAACTTGCGGATTTCTGGTCCTTTGACAAACATCAACGCGGCTACGATTCAGGGAAGTGGTACCGGGAGTTTGAATCTCGCTGGTGGGAAAGTTCGAGCAACAAATATCCAACTGGCGAATGGTCGCTTTACAGCCCAAGTGCAAGCCTCTGGATTACAAACCGGGCGTCTAGCAGAGGTTCCTCCTCAATTTCGCGCTCCCGTTTCCGGTAACTTTACCCTTTCTGGCCCACTCACGGAGTTTAGTACAGCGAAAGTTCAGGGCAGTGGTTCTGCCAGTTTGAATCTAGCCGGAGGGACGGTGAGGGCAACGAATGTCCAACTGGCGGATGGTAACTTCACGGCACAAGTTCAAGCCTCTGGGGTTGAGGTACAGCGTTTGGCAAACGTTCCCCCTCAAATCCGGGGGCCTGTTTCCGGTACCTTTAATGTGTCAGGCCCTTTAACCGAATTGAGCATGGCTACAATTCAGGGCAGTGGTACTGGCAGGTTGAACGTCGCCGGAGGAACCATTCGCGCCACTAACGTGCAACTGGCAAAGGGTAACTTTACCGCCCAAGTTCAAGCTTCTGGGGTACCCGTAGAGCGTTTGGCAAACGTTCCGCCCCAAGTGCGGGGGCCTGTTTCCGGTACCTTTAATGTTGCAGGTGATTTAGCTTCCTTGAGTCCTTCCACCCTTCAAGCGAGTGGTTCGGGGAGTTTAAATGTCGCTGGCGGCACCGTCAGGGCAAGCAATATCCAACTCGCCAATGGGAATTTTACCGCCCAAGTTCAAGCCTCTGGAGTACCCGTAGAGCGTCTAGGTAACGTTCCGCCCCAAGTGCGGGGGCCTCTTTCAGGTACCTTTAATCTGGCCGGTAGTGTAGCGAACTTGAGTCCTGCGACCCTTCAAGCCAGCGGTTCGGGGACTTTAAATGTCGCTGGCGGCACAGTTCGAGCAAGCAACATCCAACTTGCCAATGGTAACTTTACCGCCCAAGTCCAAGCCTCTGGGGTACAGGTAGAACGTCTGGCGCAGGTACCCCCCCAGTTTCGCGGTGCTCTCACGGGAGACTTTAATCTAGCGGGTTCCCTGAATAACTTGAGTCCCTCCACGATTCAGGGAAGCGGTTCTGGACGATTGAATATTGCTGAAGGCACCATCAATGCTTCTAATGTGCAACTTCGCGATGGTCGTTTTCAGGCGAATGTTGAGGCCGCCGGTGTCCCCTTAGCCAGTTTTTCCCCGGATTTACGAGGACGATTGAATGGTCAATTGGATGTTTCTGGTTCTTTAGCCGCCCTTTCTCCTAATGCCATTCAGGCTCGTGGGCAAGTGAATTTTAGTGAAGGAATTGCTTTAATTGATCGTTCGCTCACGGCTGTGATTGATTGGAACGGTCAACAGCAACAGTTGCAAATTCAACAGGCGACCGCAGAAGGATTTCAGGCCAATGGTGTGGTGAATGTCAACCTCGCCAATCAGGGTTTACAAGCCATTCGGGGGTTCGATCTGAATGTTCAAGCCAACAACTTGAACTTAAAACAACTATCAGCCAATTTTCCCACTGCGATTAATGTAGCGGGACAAGCGGATTTCAATGGTCGCATTGCAGGCAGCGTCACGGCTCCCAATGTGAATGGAACAATCGCACTGCGGGATTTTGCGGTTGAGGGTCTGGCGTTTGAATCTCCCCTTGCTGGGAGTGTCAATACAGCAGCCGGACAAGGGTTGAGCCTGAATCTGGCGGGTGCGAATGACCGAATTGCAGTAGCACTTGGATCTGATTACCAACCCGTCTCCTTTGATATTAAGCGGGGTGAGACGATCGCTCAAGGCCAGCGACAAGGAGATGTGTTACAAGTCACGACCCAGAATTTCCCGATCGCCCTACTCAAAGAGTTTACGCCTGTACCCCCTGCGATCGCGACCCAACCGCTGGAAGGAGATATCTCCGGCAGCTTGGATGTTAACCTCAAGACGTTTGAGGTTTCTCTCAATAATATTGCGATCACAGGGCCGATCTTTAACGTCCGCCGCAACGACTCCTCCCCATCCATTGATAATGAATACTTGCTTTCGGGTAAAATTTCCCGGACAGCGGCTGGCCCTGAATTCCAAAACGTTAAACTGACAGTCAAACAGGGAGAACTCCCGGTGGTTGTCGCTGCCTTGCAAGCGTTTCAACTGATCAATGCTACCCCAGCAAATCTCAGCTTCAATCCCCAGGGCGGGACTCTGGTTACACCCATCCTCTTGGAGGATGTACCCCTACAAACTCAGCTACGGCGTCTTTCAGAAATCAAGGCACTGGAGCAACAGCAGCGTGAGCAACGGGAAACCTCATCTGTCTTACCCGACCTTGCCAAACTTGAAGGTCAGTTCACGGGTACTGTAACAGTAGATGGCTCTTTGGCTTCGGGTATCACCACTTCCATTAATATTGAAGGTCAAGATTGGAAATGGGATAACTACAACCTTGAGCAGGTGAGTGTGTTGGGTGAAGGGAGATTTGAAAATGGAGTTCTTTCTCTGTTACCCCTACGCATTCAATCCGGAAACAGTCTCATCTCCTATTCTGGAACTATCGGCGGAGAGGCGCAATCGGGTCAGCTTCAATTACAGAATATTCCCATTGACCAACTCCAAACCGTTCTCGCCAAAGTTCCCAACGTACCGCCTAATTTGGTTGGCTTTACTGGTTTATTGAACGCTACCGCGACACTCTCCGGCAGCATTCAAAATCCCCAGGCTAGAGGAGTCATTACCCTTGCCGATGCCACGCTTAACCAGACGAATGTGCAGAAAGCGCTGGCTACTTTTAGTTACAACGACGCCCGTCTCAACTTTAATAGCGAACTCCTGCTTGCCGAGTCGGAAAATCCTCTTACCATCGGCGGTAGTATTCCCTTTAAGCTACCGGTTGCCACTGTCGCACCAGCCAGTGACACACTCAACCTCAACATCAATGTGCAAAATGATGGAATTGCCCTGTTAAATCTGTTTACAGGGGGGCAAGTGAGCTGGGTGGATGGCACCGGCGCGGTACAGGTTGCGGTTTCTGGAATCTTGAATCAGCAGACCAATCGACCGGAACAACTGGTTGCCCAGGGAAATGCAAATATCGAGAATGCCACCATTCAAGCGTCCGCTCTACCCGATCCCTTAACCAATGTCAATGGTAAAGTGAAATTCAACTTTAACAATATTGAAATTCTTGAAACGCTGACAGGTCAGTACAGTGGGGGTACGGTAACGGCAGTGGGTTCTCTCCCAATTGCTCAGAGAGGTGATCAAGACGAGCGCATTGCGGTTGATATTGGTGAACTGGGATTAAACCTGAAAGGACTTTATCGGGGTCGGGTTCAAGGAAACGTGGCGATTGCTGGCACGGTACTAAATCCTAAAATTGGGGGTGAAGTCACTCTCTTTAATGGAGATGTATACCTGGCGGAACAAACGGCAGCTACGGGTGGTGGCGGTGGCGGTGGTATTGGGGAGGATGCAACCTCATCAAATGGCATTGAGTTCGATAACTTAAAGCTAAAGCTGGATAGAAATATCCAAATCACGAAAGCGCCTATCTTGAATTTCCTCGCCGATGGCACACTCACTTTGAATGGCTCTTTAGGTAACATTGAACCGCAGGGAACCATTGATATTAAGCGCGGTCAAGTTAATCTCTTTACCACCCAGTTCCGCTTGGCACGGGGTTATGAAAATACAGCCGTGTTTACGCGCAAGCAAGGACTAGACCCCATCCTCAATGTGCGCCTCGTGGCATCAGTATCAGAAGGCACACAGAGGCGACTGGCAAATGACCCCCTATCCGCTGAGATTAACGATGCTCCATCACTGACGGGTGTGGGTAGCCTACAAACTGTTCGTATTCAGGCTAAGGTTGAAGGTCCTGCCAGCCAACTCACGGACAACCTAGAACTAACCAGTTCCCCATCCCGCACTAAATCAGAAATTGTAGCGCTCTTGGGCGGTAGTTTTGTTGATACATTAGGTCGCGGAGATACGACGCTGGGTTTGGTCAACCTTGCAGGGTCGGCATTGCTGGGTAATGTACAAAATATTATCGGTGATGCCTTGGGCTTGAGTGAGTTTCGTCTATCTCCCACAATTATTACCAATGAAAAACGGCGAACCTCGGCTTTAGGATTGAGTGCGGAAGCTGGGGTTGATATTGGTCGTAATTTCTCGGTGTCTGTGTCGAAAGAGTTGACGACAGATCAAGCGGCTCAGTTTGGTCTGCGTTATCGACTTAATGAGAAGACGCTTCTGCGCGGTTCCACTGATTTTTCGGGCGATAGTCGGGCGGTGGTTGAGTATGAAACTCGATTTTAG
- the rfbG gene encoding CDP-glucose 4,6-dehydratase: MINPKFWQGKRVLITGHTGFKGSWVALWLQTLGAQVVGYGLEAPTQPSMFELAAVAEGMTSILGDIRDLAHLQQVMSDFKPEIVMHLAAQPLVRKSYQFPVETYSTNVMGTVHLLEAVRQVGGVKAVVCVTSDKCYHNRNWVWSYREDERLGGYDPYSSSKACAELVTSAYRNSFFTPSDSATAPTAIATARVGNVIGGGDWSEDRLVPDALRCLMQNKPLFVRNPHATRPWQHVLEPLNGYLMLTERLYSDRQSFSEAWNFGSSDIHPKSVVWMVEQLIALWGSDITWELDKNSHPHEESYLKVDCSKAHTKLGWMPKLDVKTTLSWIVDWTKAFQAGADMRRYSQEQIQNFMALPDYASND, from the coding sequence ATGATCAACCCCAAATTTTGGCAGGGAAAGCGCGTTTTAATTACAGGACACACTGGTTTCAAAGGAAGCTGGGTAGCGCTCTGGTTGCAGACTTTAGGTGCACAAGTCGTGGGCTATGGGTTGGAAGCACCAACTCAACCCAGTATGTTTGAACTGGCAGCCGTTGCCGAGGGGATGACCTCAATACTAGGAGATATCCGAGACTTGGCTCACTTACAGCAGGTGATGAGCGACTTCAAGCCGGAAATCGTGATGCATCTAGCTGCTCAACCCTTGGTACGCAAGTCCTACCAATTTCCCGTGGAAACCTACAGTACCAATGTCATGGGAACCGTTCACCTGCTAGAAGCCGTCCGGCAAGTGGGTGGCGTGAAAGCAGTGGTTTGTGTGACTTCAGACAAGTGTTACCATAACCGCAACTGGGTTTGGAGCTATCGAGAAGATGAACGGCTGGGAGGATACGACCCCTACAGTAGTAGTAAAGCTTGTGCAGAACTCGTAACCTCGGCTTACCGCAATTCATTTTTCACCCCAAGCGACTCTGCAACAGCGCCAACTGCTATAGCAACGGCACGAGTCGGAAATGTGATTGGTGGAGGAGATTGGTCGGAAGATCGTTTAGTTCCCGACGCTTTGCGCTGTTTAATGCAGAATAAACCCTTGTTCGTTCGCAATCCCCACGCCACTCGTCCTTGGCAGCACGTATTAGAACCCCTGAATGGTTATTTGATGCTAACAGAACGGTTGTATTCAGACAGGCAATCCTTTAGTGAAGCTTGGAACTTCGGTTCCTCTGATATCCACCCCAAGTCTGTAGTGTGGATGGTGGAACAACTGATTGCGCTTTGGGGGAGTGATATTACTTGGGAGTTGGACAAAAACTCTCACCCTCACGAAGAATCTTACCTGAAAGTAGACTGTTCCAAGGCTCACACCAAGCTAGGATGGATGCCAAAACTGGATGTGAAAACGACTTTAAGTTGGATTGTGGATTGGACAAAAGCGTTTCAAGCGGGAGCAGATATGCGTCGATACTCACAAGAGCAAATCCAGAATTTCATGGCGCTACCTGATTACGCCAGTAATGATTGA
- a CDS encoding DUF4278 domain-containing protein, producing the protein MLWVFIISLAIVLVCAYICRNSSDGIAALATSILLISLFLSLLCAPWPIQCLLLLLVLLSNKRYFLPSESLAEAQDDKKIQLTYRGVKYEATTPPMETSQDKITGKYRGQVWRVRT; encoded by the coding sequence ATGTTATGGGTTTTCATCATTTCACTGGCAATTGTCCTAGTTTGTGCCTATATCTGTAGAAATTCTTCTGATGGAATCGCTGCTCTCGCCACCTCAATTTTACTGATCAGCTTATTCTTGAGTTTGCTGTGTGCACCTTGGCCAATCCAGTGTTTACTTCTCCTCTTAGTATTGCTGAGCAATAAACGATACTTTTTGCCTTCTGAATCCCTAGCCGAGGCTCAGGATGACAAAAAAATCCAACTCACTTATCGTGGGGTTAAGTACGAAGCAACGACTCCCCCAATGGAGACGAGTCAGGATAAAATAACCGGCAAATATCGGGGTCAAGTCTGGCGGGTTCGTACATAG